The Methanobrevibacter sp. TLL-48-HuF1 genomic sequence AGCATGTATGTTTATGAAACTTGAAAGATTCCCTAAAGCTCTTGAAATATTAAATAAATCTTTAAAAAAAGATAAATCAAATATTATAACTTTAATATCAAAATCTGAATGTTTAATGGAAATGGAAAAATATGAAGAGGCATTGGCATGTGTTGATGAAGGATTGAAGATTAATAACACAAATACACATTTATGGAAAAATAAATTCTGTGCTTTACTTGAACTGGACAGATTGATCGAAGCAAAGGAAGTTCAGGATTTAATTTTTGATTTGGAAATAGCTAACGATAAAGTTGACGGTTCTCTTAAAAAAGCAATTAATAGATTTCACTGTATGGAATATAGAGAATGTTTAAATCTTTGTTATGATGTTTTGGATGTTGATAAGGATAATGAAGAAGCTGCAGCTTTAATGATGAATGCCGTTTATTTATTAGGTGATATTGATGAAGCTCCAAAAGCATTGTATAGAGCACTTAATTGTAATGGGGGTGAAATATTGACTCGAAACTGAAAAATTGTCTTTAAATATAACAATAAGGTTTAATATTTCTTTATTTAATAATTAAATAGGTGTGATGCATATGGATGTAATAATATCTGCATTGATTGAAGCAAATAAATTATTAAACAAAAAGGATTATTATAAAGCGCTTGACGGTTTTGAATGTGTGTTAAATATAAATCCTACCAACAATCTGGCTACAATTGGAAAAATAATTTGTATACATTATTTAAACTCATTTGAAGACAGTAATCTGATAAACAAGTACGAAGAAAAATTAAATGTTAATCTTAAACTTGCAGAGTTGTATGAACACGGAAAATACGATGAAACGATAAAAGAATGCAATAAAATATTAAAAAAAGACAAAAACAATTTTAACGCATTAGCTATTAAATTCTCAGCCCAATTTGAACTCACCAAGTATACAGAAGCATTGAAAACCTGTGATAAACTCCTAGAATTAGAACCAAATGATTTAGTAATAATATATGCAAAAGCCACCACATTATATAAACTAAACATTTATAATGAAGCTATTGAGTGCTATGATAAAATCCTGGAAGTAACTAATAACTTTAATGTTTTATTTTTTAAATCAGCATCATTGTTAATATTAAATAAATATGAAGAAGCTTTAAAATATTGTAATTATGCATTGGAATTAGAACCTGAAAATTGTGATGCAAATGGATTAAAACAATTGATTAAATATAAAATAGCTCAAAAATAGCTATTTTATTTTTTTCATTATTGTATCTTATACGAAAAATAGTATGAAAATATAATAGGCTATAAAAATTGGGAGGTAAAACTATGAAATTATAAGAAGAATTAATGCAATATATTTTAGCTAAACAAAGATTAATGCCTAAAATTATATCTTCTAAATTATCCTCAAATAATAAAAAATTAAATCATCGTACTGATTATTTCAGAATAAAAGAATACATTGACAACTTTTTAAATGGCAATAATCAAAATAGATTTATTGTAATGCCTGGTCTTAGAGGAGTAGGTAAAACAACAATTTTATTGCAATTGTATGAATATTTAATTAAAAATGATGTTCCTAATTCAGATATTCTTTATTTTGATGTAAGTGAGTTGAAAAGTTTTTATGATGTTAATATATTGGATGTAATAACTAATTTTATTGAAAACATACATCAAACAACAATGGTGGAATTAAATAAACCAATATTCTTATTAATTGATGAAGTTCATTTTGATAAAAATTGGGCATTAACTGGTAAAATAGTATATGATAATAACAATAATATTTTTATGATTTTTACTGGTTTATCTGCTATTGAATTACAAATTCATGCTGATGCAATTAGAAGAATGGAAAAATAACCAATATTTCCATGTACATTTCCAGAATATCTTTTTTTAAAACAGAACATACATTTTCCAAAGGAGATGTCTTTTGCATTGCAAGATTTAATACTAAATGGAAATGTTGATTTAACTATAACTAATGAAAGAAAAATCCAAGAAAGTATGATTAACTTAAATAATGATCCATATATTGAATTCAAAAAGTTTTTAACACAACATTCATTCCCATTTTCTTTAAAAATGCAAGATTTTCAAATTCATGAAAAAACTATAAATAATATAAATAGAATAATTGAAAAAGATATTTCTTCTTTAAAAACATTTAATAGTTCTACTAATGATACTATATCACGAATTGTTACATATATTGCTATGCAAAAACCTGGTGGAACTTCAAATGTTAAATAGCTCAAATGTTAGGTGTTTCTCCAAATACAATTAATAATATCTTAAATGTTTTAGAAAAAACACAATTATTATTTCCCATAACTGCTTATGGTACTGGAAGTAAAATTATTAAAAAACCCTGGAAGTATTTCTTTTTAGCTCCATCCATTAAAGCATCAATTAATTTTGAAATTGGAAGATATAATTTAAATAGTAAAAAATGTTTATCCACATTAGCTGAAACTTTAGTTGCATCATCATTATATAAACTAAAATTGTTATGTCATAATTTTATAGGTTTATTTTATGATCCTAAAAAGTCAGGTGTTGATTTTTTAGTAAGAAATATTGATAAAATAATTCCGATTGAAGTGGGTGTAGGTAAAAAAAACTAAAAGTCAATTAACAAAAGCAATTAATAATTATAATTCTGATTATGGTATTTTAATATCTAATAGAACATTTAGCATAAAAAAGGAAAATAATATTATTTATATTCCATTAAGAACCTTTTCTTACATATGAAACTACATAAATGAAAATGTAGAAAGGGGAATGCTTATTATATTATCTTCTTTTTGAATTCTGCTGCTTTTATTTGAAACTATAATTCCATAATCAGAGTTGTATCTTGAAATAGCTTTTTTAACCTGTTTTGTATTTTTAGCACCAATTCCAACTTCTATAGGAATTATATCTCCCATTATAGTGTTTAACAGAAAGTCTACTCCACCTTTTTCAGGGTCATAAAATATTCCAAAATCTCTGTTTTGCTGCAGTTTAAATAAACTAGCTGCAACAAGATTTTCAGAAAGGTTTGCAATGTATTCTTTTGGATTTTGTGTAGCTAATCCATTTTTTATATAGATACTTGCTTTTATTTGACTAGTTAAGAAGTAATATTCCCAGGATTTTCGCTGTCTTTTAACACAAGATCCATAAGGTTCAACATGAAATAATAAATGTGTTTTTTCCAATGCCTGAAATATTGATTGTATGGAAGTTTTTGAAATATTTAATATATTGGATAGTTTATTGGATGATAACTCTGAAGGTTTTGACATTGCTATAATATTTATTAATTTGTATGTAGCTAAACGTATTGGAGTTGTAAAAGAAGTTATTATATCAAGGTCTTTTTCAATTATTCTGTCTTTCATATCCAAAGTCAATTGCACAATTGATTCTTCTGTTCTATTTAAAGTAAATGGAAAACATCCATATTGAATATAATATTCCCATTCTTTTAAGTAATTCTGGTTTAAATTTATTAGATTTTGATTATACATCATATTTTCGATTTTTTGAGATTTTTCGACTTTTCCTGTAAAAATCATGTCTCTAAAAGTTTCACTTAACATGTCCGGATAATTAATATCATATTTTAAATAAAGATATTCTGCAAAATTTAATGGATAAATTTCTTTTTTAAGAGATCTTCTAGCTGAATCATTGTTATACTCTAAATTCAATGCATCTGATCCTGTAAAAATCATGAAAACATTTTTATCTTCATCAAATATTATTTTACCTAAAGATGCCCAATTTTTTGAATATTGTGATTCATCTACAAATATGAATACCTTATTTTTTACCGTTGGATATGCTTCATTTACATCTTTTAGGAAAACATCAATGTATTCTTTAATATTAAAGTTAGGAACATCTTTTAGGTTTTCTAAATTAAGATATAATATTCTGTTTTTTGGAATTTGTTTTTCATTAAGCAGATAACTGAATAATTGGTATATGATTGTTGTTTTCCCAACACCTCTTAATCCGGGCATTATAAAAAATCGGTCATCACTTTCTTTTTCTAA encodes the following:
- a CDS encoding tetratricopeptide repeat protein codes for the protein MDVIISALIEANKLLNKKDYYKALDGFECVLNINPTNNLATIGKIICIHYLNSFEDSNLINKYEEKLNVNLKLAELYEHGKYDETIKECNKILKKDKNNFNALAIKFSAQFELTKYTEALKTCDKLLELEPNDLVIIYAKATTLYKLNIYNEAIECYDKILEVTNNFNVLFFKSASLLILNKYEEALKYCNYALELEPENCDANGLKQLIKYKIAQK
- a CDS encoding AAA family ATPase, yielding MQYILAKQRLMPKIISSKLSSNNKKLNHRTDYFRIKEYIDNFLNGNNQNRFIVMPGLRGVGKTTILLQLYEYLIKNDVPNSDILYFDVSELKSFYDVNILDVITNFIENIHQTTMVELNKPIFLLIDEVHFDKNWALTGKIVYDNNNNIFMIFTGLSAIELQIHADAIRRMEK
- a CDS encoding DUF4143 domain-containing protein, giving the protein MLGVSPNTINNILNVLEKTQLLFPITAYGTGSKIIKKPWKYFFLAPSIKASINFEIGRYNLNSKKCLSTLAETLVASSLYKLKLLCHNFIGLFYDPKKSGVDFLVRNIDKIIPIEVGVGKKN
- a CDS encoding ATP-binding protein, producing MEIETQSYITNLLKTNPKIVENNLNYNDKKFNKKKEYYQLKEHIDTFLEKESDDRFFIMPGLRGVGKTTIIYQLFSYLLNEKQIPKNRILYLNLENLKDVPNFNIKEYIDVFLKDVNEAYPTVKNKVFIFVDESQYSKNWASLGKIIFDEDKNVFMIFTGSDALNLEYNNDSARRSLKKEIYPLNFAEYLYLKYDINYPDMLSETFRDMIFTGKVEKSQKIENMMYNQNLINLNQNYLKEWEYYIQYGCFPFTLNRTEESIVQLTLDMKDRIIEKDLDIITSFTTPIRLATYKLINIIAMSKPSELSSNKLSNILNISKTSIQSIFQALEKTHLLFHVEPYGSCVKRQRKSWEYYFLTSQIKASIYIKNGLATQNPKEYIANLSENLVAASLFKLQQNRDFGIFYDPEKGGVDFLLNTIMGDIIPIEVGIGAKNTKQVKKAISRYNSDYGIIVSNKSSRIQKEDNIISIPLSTFSFM